The following coding sequences are from one Polynucleobacter sp. JS-JIR-II-50 window:
- the aroE gene encoding shikimate dehydrogenase — MSSNDSASLHTDLSLFAGVDVYAVAGNPISHSRSPAIHQRFAEQANQRMHYGRLQPEIGSFAPVAKSFFAAGGKGMNVTVPFKLDAQNLADVLTPRAQLAGAVNTLWKTEGKIFGDNTDGAGLVRDLLAQGIALHSARILLIGAGGAARGVIGPLLEQSPKSLIIANRSSAKANELVKLFADLAGSKEVALESRTLADLEDVAKTQYPFDLVINATAAGLTDESPLTPEAVANIFVPSSFAYDMVYGKTTAFMQQALQRGARVSDGLGMLVEQAADAFLLWRGAQLATAIDPRAVLAELRS; from the coding sequence ATGAGTTCTAACGATTCCGCCTCCTTACACACCGATCTAAGCCTTTTTGCTGGTGTGGATGTCTATGCGGTTGCGGGCAATCCGATTTCTCACAGCAGATCCCCAGCAATACACCAGCGGTTTGCGGAACAAGCAAATCAACGGATGCACTATGGCCGTCTTCAGCCGGAGATAGGTTCGTTTGCTCCAGTAGCCAAATCTTTTTTTGCCGCTGGCGGTAAAGGCATGAATGTCACTGTGCCTTTTAAGCTGGATGCTCAAAACCTGGCGGATGTATTAACACCGCGAGCGCAATTGGCTGGCGCTGTGAATACTTTATGGAAAACAGAAGGCAAAATTTTTGGTGACAACACCGATGGTGCTGGTCTAGTGCGTGATTTACTGGCTCAAGGTATTGCGCTGCATAGCGCTCGCATTTTATTAATCGGCGCTGGCGGGGCCGCACGGGGCGTGATTGGCCCTTTGCTGGAACAATCCCCTAAGTCCCTCATCATTGCTAATCGTTCCAGCGCAAAGGCAAATGAGTTGGTAAAGCTATTTGCAGATTTAGCCGGCTCTAAGGAGGTGGCCCTAGAATCGCGCACCTTGGCTGATTTAGAGGATGTTGCAAAAACTCAGTATCCATTTGATTTGGTGATCAATGCCACAGCTGCTGGTTTAACCGATGAGTCCCCATTGACGCCTGAAGCGGTAGCTAATATTTTTGTGCCCAGCTCTTTCGCTTATGACATGGTCTACGGCAAAACTACCGCCTTCATGCAGCAGGCCTTACAAAGAGGTGCTCGCGTGAGTGATGGTCTTGGAATGTTGGTTGAGCAGGCGGCCGATGCATTCTTGCTATGGCGGGGCGCGCAATTAGCGACTGCGATTGACCCCCGGGCAGTCTTAGCAGAGTTACGCAGTTAA
- the thiL gene encoding thiamine-phosphate kinase, translated as MSSHHTPLGEFDLIDRFFKTGADSLRTNTNQGIPLGIGDDCALIKPPANEEIAITSDMLVEGRHFFTGADPAPLARKALAVNLSDLAAMGAKPLGFTLAIALPKIDEAWLEAFSKGLFAIAKEYSCPLIGGDTTAGPLTISITAFGSIPAGKAIRRSGAKAGDDIWVSGTVGDARLTLAALRHEINLSGEDLQQIEHRMHQPSPRLELGIQLRNVASAALDVSDGLLGDLHHILKQSQVDAQIQLDRLPKSSILKKQESSIQNLFAACGGDDYELCFTAPSSQQEKIQGISKSLHLPLTLIGKILPQKDGQARVYLLDASGALLSDSQAAPFLNSFDHFA; from the coding sequence ATGTCTTCTCATCACACCCCCCTCGGTGAATTTGACCTCATTGATCGTTTTTTCAAAACGGGTGCGGATTCCTTGCGCACCAATACAAATCAAGGCATTCCCTTAGGTATTGGTGATGACTGCGCCCTGATCAAACCACCTGCGAATGAAGAAATAGCCATTACTAGCGATATGTTGGTTGAAGGCAGGCACTTTTTTACAGGCGCCGATCCCGCCCCACTAGCCCGCAAAGCCCTAGCAGTTAACCTTTCAGACCTAGCAGCAATGGGGGCGAAACCACTGGGATTTACCTTGGCTATCGCCCTCCCAAAAATAGATGAAGCTTGGCTAGAGGCTTTCTCTAAAGGCCTGTTTGCCATTGCCAAGGAGTATTCCTGCCCCCTGATTGGAGGCGATACTACTGCTGGCCCTCTTACCATCTCTATCACCGCCTTTGGCAGCATCCCCGCCGGTAAAGCCATTCGCAGATCAGGAGCAAAGGCGGGTGATGATATTTGGGTCTCGGGAACCGTTGGAGATGCAAGACTCACTCTTGCTGCACTGCGTCATGAAATAAATCTATCTGGCGAAGATTTGCAACAAATAGAACACCGGATGCATCAACCATCGCCACGGCTTGAATTAGGTATCCAATTGAGAAACGTTGCGAGCGCAGCTTTAGATGTCTCTGATGGGTTGCTGGGTGATTTACACCACATCTTGAAGCAATCACAAGTTGATGCACAAATTCAGTTGGATCGATTACCAAAATCGAGCATCTTGAAAAAACAAGAATCTTCTATTCAAAATTTATTTGCCGCATGCGGTGGTGATGATTATGAGCTTTGCTTTACTGCACCATCAAGCCAGCAGGAAAAAATACAGGGGATTAGTAAATCACTTCACTTGCCACTAACCCTCATTGGAAAAATACTTCCGCAAAAAGATGGTCAAGCAAGGGTATATTTACTAGACGCATCAGGAGCCCTGCTGAGTGATTCGCAAGCAGCACCTTTCCTCAATTCATTTGACCACTTTGCATGA
- a CDS encoding beta-ketoacyl-ACP reductase, with protein sequence MGDRLKDKVAIITGAAKGIGFATAQRFAEEGAKVIITDISLEAVDSAAEKTPNAEGYAMNVTDRASIQSVVDQVMQKHGRIDILINNAGITQDARLIKMTEAQFDTVIDVNLKGVFNCTQLIVPHMLEAGSGAVVNASSVVGLYGNFGQTNYSATKFGVIGFTKTWARELGSKGIRVNAVCPGFIATEMVMAMPANIVQDIEKRSWLGRLGTPIEMANVYLFLASDEASYVNGVALEASGGISL encoded by the coding sequence ATGGGCGATAGATTGAAAGACAAAGTAGCCATCATTACCGGCGCTGCAAAGGGTATTGGTTTTGCTACTGCTCAGCGTTTTGCAGAAGAAGGCGCAAAGGTCATCATTACGGATATTAGCCTGGAGGCTGTTGATAGCGCGGCTGAAAAAACGCCTAATGCCGAAGGCTACGCCATGAATGTCACTGATCGCGCTAGCATTCAGTCAGTCGTAGATCAGGTAATGCAAAAGCACGGACGGATTGATATCTTGATTAACAACGCTGGCATTACTCAAGATGCACGCTTAATTAAGATGACCGAAGCACAGTTCGATACCGTGATTGATGTCAATCTGAAGGGTGTATTCAATTGCACTCAGTTAATCGTGCCGCATATGCTGGAAGCGGGCTCTGGCGCAGTGGTCAATGCATCAAGCGTTGTGGGGCTCTATGGCAATTTTGGCCAAACCAATTACTCAGCTACTAAATTTGGAGTAATTGGTTTTACAAAAACATGGGCACGTGAATTAGGATCCAAAGGCATTCGAGTCAATGCGGTGTGCCCAGGTTTTATTGCCACTGAAATGGTCATGGCCATGCCAGCAAATATTGTGCAAGACATTGAAAAGCGTAGTTGGCTTGGTCGTCTAGGCACCCCAATAGAAATGGCAAATGTGTATTTATTCTTAGCGAGCGATGAGGCAAGCTATGTCAATGGAGTGGCATTAGAGGCCAGCGGCGGGATCTCGCTCTAA
- a CDS encoding CinA family protein gives MNSTDLTKTLAEILLSRNWTVSLAESCTGGLVSATLTELAGSSEWFERGYITYSNEAKMECLDVPAQLIESHGAVSEPVAKAMAEGARINSRSNVAISITGIAGPSGGTIEKPVGTVCFGWATENQTLTKTIHFDGDRQAVRQQATEFALTEFIALLRS, from the coding sequence ATGAACTCAACCGATCTCACCAAAACCTTAGCTGAGATTTTACTTTCCAGAAATTGGACGGTATCGCTCGCGGAATCCTGTACTGGTGGTCTTGTATCCGCCACTCTGACTGAACTTGCGGGCTCAAGCGAGTGGTTCGAGCGTGGCTACATTACTTACAGCAATGAGGCGAAAATGGAGTGTCTGGATGTCCCAGCCCAGTTAATTGAGTCCCATGGGGCTGTCAGCGAGCCAGTGGCCAAGGCCATGGCTGAAGGTGCGCGGATCAATTCAAGAAGCAACGTGGCTATTTCCATTACCGGGATTGCCGGGCCATCAGGCGGGACCATTGAGAAGCCCGTAGGCACAGTCTGTTTTGGCTGGGCAACCGAGAATCAAACCCTCACTAAAACCATACATTTTGACGGTGATCGTCAAGCGGTAAGGCAGCAAGCAACCGAATTTGCGCTGACTGAGTTCATTGCACTACTCAGAAGTTAA
- a CDS encoding ribonuclease catalytic domain-containing protein, with amino-acid sequence MNLLYEEGGDIKIATVQSASGAGDAESWQATSLSGKKIKLKAKEVWLRFEKPEAQMTMDEANTLTADIDLQLLWDCAPDEEFGLVDVAHEYFGSQASIPQQVALAIALQGAPVFFRRKGRGRFQRAPLEQLQAGLAALERKQKELEQQSVWQQELVAGIFPEMLKSSAKQLLFSPDKNTSAYKALVAACTETGESSAQLMIRCGAIDSPLAYHQGLFLKAHFPNGADHNSAIEVNQDSYAAAVAELPLADVQAFSIDDSGTTEIDDALSVTVIEGGHRVGIHIAAPGLAISKDDPLDQVARNRMSTVYFPGDKITMLPDSVIEQFSLDEGMPRPALSIYVDIDAEGVANRASLQMRAEMVPMAANLRLENIEHLVSEESLLDEDANYPYRKELATLWQAAKLLHAGRQEKRVANGLRAEQLGVIDPNALARDFHFQIQDVDGVQRVEITPRQRGSILDTIVAEWMIFCNSASGQLLADHGLPGLFRTQKGWGPLRTRMQTTPGPHEGLGLDYYAWCTSPLRRYSDLVNQWQLIALAKHGVTAKMVAPFPPRDATLMGIAADFESCYQAYGEFQDRLEKYWCLRWIIQDAESKTVHVRHLKEGMSRVELVPLHLPIPELATHPRMTRAEVVIADVDLLQLSAGVRVLEIEAKIESPEKTSTDQAAEQAPEQVVSDNPKEDASPD; translated from the coding sequence ATGAATCTTTTATACGAAGAAGGTGGCGATATTAAGATCGCCACAGTCCAGTCTGCTTCAGGGGCTGGAGATGCAGAGTCTTGGCAAGCCACCAGCCTTTCTGGAAAAAAGATCAAGCTCAAGGCCAAAGAGGTATGGCTGCGTTTTGAAAAGCCAGAAGCTCAAATGACTATGGATGAAGCCAACACACTCACTGCTGATATTGATTTGCAGCTCCTTTGGGACTGTGCGCCTGATGAAGAGTTTGGCTTGGTTGATGTGGCGCATGAGTACTTTGGCTCACAAGCGAGCATTCCGCAGCAAGTTGCTCTGGCAATTGCCTTGCAAGGTGCACCAGTATTTTTCCGTCGCAAAGGGCGCGGTCGCTTTCAGAGGGCGCCACTAGAGCAGTTGCAGGCTGGATTGGCTGCTTTAGAGCGCAAGCAAAAAGAGCTCGAACAGCAATCCGTTTGGCAGCAAGAGTTGGTTGCTGGCATCTTCCCTGAAATGCTGAAGTCTTCAGCTAAGCAGTTACTTTTTTCTCCTGATAAAAATACCTCTGCATACAAGGCATTAGTAGCTGCTTGTACCGAGACCGGAGAATCTTCTGCGCAACTGATGATTCGTTGCGGTGCTATTGACTCTCCTTTGGCGTATCACCAGGGCTTGTTCCTGAAGGCGCATTTTCCGAATGGTGCAGATCACAATTCAGCGATCGAGGTCAATCAAGATTCTTATGCTGCTGCAGTTGCTGAGTTGCCGCTTGCAGATGTGCAAGCATTCTCCATTGATGATTCGGGTACCACGGAGATTGATGATGCTCTATCCGTTACAGTAATTGAGGGCGGGCATCGAGTAGGTATTCATATCGCCGCTCCTGGATTAGCAATTTCAAAAGATGATCCATTAGATCAAGTAGCCCGTAATCGAATGTCCACGGTGTACTTTCCGGGTGACAAAATTACGATGCTGCCCGATTCAGTAATTGAGCAATTTTCATTAGATGAGGGCATGCCTAGACCGGCCTTATCGATCTATGTTGATATTGATGCTGAAGGCGTTGCTAATCGAGCGAGCTTGCAGATGCGTGCCGAGATGGTGCCGATGGCCGCCAATTTGCGCCTGGAAAATATTGAGCACCTCGTAAGCGAAGAGAGTCTGCTTGATGAGGACGCTAATTACCCTTACCGTAAAGAGTTGGCGACCTTATGGCAGGCTGCCAAACTACTTCATGCGGGTCGTCAAGAAAAGCGCGTAGCAAATGGTTTGCGTGCTGAGCAGTTAGGTGTCATAGATCCAAATGCCCTGGCAAGAGACTTTCATTTTCAGATTCAAGATGTTGATGGGGTACAGCGTGTAGAAATCACCCCACGTCAACGCGGTTCTATTTTGGATACGATTGTTGCTGAGTGGATGATTTTCTGTAATAGCGCCTCAGGACAGCTTCTAGCAGATCATGGCCTTCCTGGACTATTCAGAACTCAAAAGGGTTGGGGTCCATTGCGCACCCGGATGCAAACGACCCCTGGACCTCATGAAGGCCTTGGTTTGGACTATTACGCCTGGTGTACATCTCCTTTACGTCGGTATTCTGATTTGGTAAATCAATGGCAATTAATTGCGCTGGCAAAGCATGGCGTCACCGCCAAGATGGTTGCCCCATTCCCGCCGAGAGACGCTACCTTGATGGGTATTGCTGCTGACTTTGAATCTTGCTATCAAGCTTATGGCGAGTTCCAAGATCGATTGGAGAAGTACTGGTGCTTGCGTTGGATCATTCAAGATGCTGAATCGAAAACGGTACATGTCCGCCATTTAAAAGAGGGTATGTCTAGAGTGGAGTTAGTACCTCTTCATCTACCTATCCCTGAATTGGCAACCCATCCGCGCATGACCCGTGCGGAAGTGGTGATCGCAGATGTAGATTTGCTGCAGCTAAGTGCTGGCGTTCGTGTGTTGGAGATCGAGGCAAAAATTGAATCTCCCGAAAAAACTTCGACTGATCAGGCTGCCGAGCAGGCTCCAGAGCAAGTGGTTTCGGATAATCCCAAAGAAGATGCTAGCCCAGATTAA
- the mpl gene encoding UDP-N-acetylmuramate:L-alanyl-gamma-D-glutamyl-meso-diaminopimelate ligase has product MHIHILGICGTFMGGIAAIARQAGHRVTGCDANVYPPMSTQLEAQGIELIEGFSPDQLSQFETMPDLFVIGNVVSRGNPLMEAILNQGLPYISGPQWLGEQVLYGRHVLAVAGTHGKTTTSAMLTWILEFNGYKPGYLIGGVPLNFTVSARLGESKYFVIEADEYDTAFFDKRSKFVHYRPRTALLNNLEFDHADIFADLAAIETQFHHLVRTVPGDGLLVVNGEEPALASVITRGAWAPVERFGQELTNEWSLIAQEADGFIVRKVGEAVATVKWAPDSGVMGRHNQLNALAAIACANHIGISPADSARALAEFKNVKRRLETIGVVNDITVYDDFAHHPTAITTTVDGLRRRVGKARILAVLEPRSNTMKLGVMKAQLPGSLEAVDKVFAYGANTGKESLGWDLAEVLSPLNTSEQGKAHAFDELEELVKAVAHEAQPGDHILVMSNGGFGGVHQKILKAISAQ; this is encoded by the coding sequence ATGCATATACATATCTTGGGCATTTGCGGTACTTTCATGGGCGGCATTGCCGCAATCGCGAGGCAGGCTGGACACCGCGTTACTGGTTGTGATGCCAACGTGTATCCACCAATGAGTACGCAACTTGAAGCCCAAGGCATCGAACTGATTGAGGGATTCTCACCTGATCAATTATCTCAGTTTGAGACCATGCCTGATTTATTCGTGATTGGCAATGTGGTTTCTCGCGGCAATCCATTGATGGAAGCAATTCTGAATCAAGGGCTACCCTATATCTCTGGGCCACAATGGTTAGGCGAGCAAGTTTTGTATGGACGACATGTTCTGGCCGTAGCGGGTACGCATGGCAAGACAACTACTTCAGCTATGTTGACTTGGATTTTGGAATTCAACGGTTACAAGCCTGGTTATCTCATTGGTGGTGTTCCTCTGAATTTCACGGTATCTGCACGTTTAGGTGAAAGTAAATATTTTGTTATTGAAGCTGATGAATATGACACTGCTTTCTTTGATAAGCGCAGTAAGTTTGTTCACTACCGACCACGTACTGCGCTGTTGAATAACTTGGAGTTTGATCACGCCGATATTTTTGCTGATCTTGCGGCAATCGAAACTCAATTTCATCATTTAGTGCGCACTGTTCCTGGTGATGGTTTATTGGTCGTAAATGGTGAGGAGCCCGCATTGGCGAGCGTGATCACGCGTGGTGCTTGGGCGCCTGTAGAGCGGTTCGGACAAGAACTCACAAACGAATGGTCTTTGATTGCTCAGGAGGCTGATGGCTTCATTGTGCGCAAGGTAGGTGAAGCAGTGGCCACTGTGAAGTGGGCGCCTGATTCTGGTGTGATGGGTAGACATAACCAACTGAATGCACTTGCGGCGATTGCTTGCGCAAATCATATTGGCATATCGCCAGCAGATTCTGCACGTGCATTGGCAGAATTTAAGAATGTAAAGCGTCGCCTGGAAACGATTGGTGTTGTAAATGACATCACGGTCTATGATGATTTTGCCCACCATCCAACCGCGATCACGACTACAGTTGATGGTCTTCGGCGCCGTGTTGGTAAAGCACGTATCTTGGCGGTACTGGAGCCACGTTCAAATACGATGAAGCTCGGTGTGATGAAAGCCCAACTTCCTGGAAGCCTGGAAGCCGTTGATAAAGTGTTTGCCTATGGTGCTAATACCGGCAAGGAATCATTGGGCTGGGATTTGGCAGAAGTCTTATCCCCTCTCAATACAAGCGAGCAAGGCAAGGCACATGCCTTTGATGAACTTGAGGAATTAGTAAAGGCCGTTGCGCATGAGGCTCAGCCTGGCGATCATATTTTGGTAATGAGTAATGGCGGGTTCGGTGGCGTGCATCAGAAAATATTAAAAGCTATTTCGGCGCAGTAA
- the pyrF gene encoding orotidine-5'-phosphate decarboxylase, giving the protein MNSRSNTFNQQLQSAWASQGSMLCVGFDPDPKRLPPSLQGNAEGIYEFCREIADATADLVCAFKPQFAYFASQRAEAQLEKLIKHLKDKYPHIPVILDSKRGDIGSTADHYALEAFDRYGADAVTVNPYMGFDTIEPYLKHAGKGVIVLCRTSNPGGSDLQFLNVAPNGEPLYLHVAKLAAEQWNSSDQISLVVGATFPEEIAKVRTIVGDMPLLIPGIGAQGGDIDATVSAGKITGKPGTGMIINSSRAILYASSGADFADAARVVAMSTRDALRAAANK; this is encoded by the coding sequence ATGAACTCTCGCTCAAATACCTTTAACCAGCAACTCCAGTCCGCATGGGCTTCCCAAGGCAGCATGCTGTGTGTTGGTTTTGACCCAGACCCAAAGCGCCTGCCCCCCTCCTTACAAGGGAATGCCGAGGGTATCTATGAGTTCTGCCGAGAAATCGCTGATGCGACCGCGGATTTGGTCTGCGCCTTCAAGCCTCAATTTGCTTACTTTGCCTCCCAAAGAGCGGAGGCTCAACTAGAAAAACTGATCAAGCACCTCAAAGATAAATATCCCCACATCCCAGTCATCCTGGATTCCAAACGTGGAGATATCGGCAGCACTGCCGACCATTACGCCCTGGAGGCCTTTGATCGCTATGGCGCTGATGCAGTAACCGTGAATCCATACATGGGCTTTGACACAATCGAGCCCTACCTAAAGCACGCAGGCAAAGGAGTTATTGTGCTCTGCCGCACATCCAACCCTGGCGGGTCCGATTTGCAGTTCCTGAATGTGGCACCCAATGGCGAGCCTCTTTATCTGCATGTGGCCAAACTGGCTGCAGAACAGTGGAATAGTTCTGATCAGATCAGTCTGGTAGTTGGCGCCACTTTCCCAGAAGAAATTGCCAAGGTACGCACTATTGTTGGTGATATGCCCTTATTGATTCCAGGGATTGGCGCTCAGGGTGGCGATATCGATGCCACTGTCAGTGCAGGAAAAATAACCGGCAAGCCAGGCACAGGGATGATCATCAATTCTTCTCGAGCGATTCTGTATGCCAGTTCAGGCGCTGATTTTGCTGACGCGGCTAGAGTCGTTGCCATGAGTACTCGGGATGCACTTCGAGCTGCTGCAAACAAATAG
- a CDS encoding energy transducer TonB — MLAQIKSLEFPCPEGLGKALRYLRGAWSRHPFRFALCASLLIHILFLSFRWGVGEIQNRRLNTPLSVVLVNASNKTPPQKANKLAQADLQGGGKTENQEATATHRARLGAEARLEVLEKQQKEMLAKLDEQRTRSGGRKSGDEQKITPQLNSLEAELAKRLQADGKEPRRKVLTGANTKAVTFAHYYDAMRQKIEAYGSAFFPRASGHPLYGSLVIVVSVDNQGRITTNAQGKDGLSVGRSSGNPELDRQALAIVRASAPFGPFPSEMRNQIDVLDWISTFEFTRDGVDRLELRH; from the coding sequence ATGCTAGCCCAGATTAAATCGCTGGAGTTTCCTTGTCCTGAAGGGCTTGGTAAGGCTTTGCGTTATTTGCGAGGCGCTTGGAGTCGCCATCCATTTCGGTTTGCCCTGTGCGCTTCGCTACTGATCCACATTCTTTTTTTATCTTTCCGCTGGGGTGTGGGAGAGATCCAGAACCGCAGACTCAATACCCCACTGAGCGTGGTTTTAGTAAACGCTAGCAATAAAACGCCACCTCAAAAAGCGAATAAGTTGGCCCAAGCAGATTTACAGGGTGGTGGCAAAACAGAAAATCAAGAAGCCACCGCAACGCATCGCGCCAGATTGGGTGCTGAGGCTAGGCTCGAGGTTTTAGAAAAACAGCAAAAGGAAATGCTCGCAAAGTTGGACGAGCAGCGCACTCGTTCAGGTGGTCGCAAGAGTGGCGATGAACAAAAAATTACACCCCAATTAAATTCTTTAGAAGCTGAGTTAGCCAAACGCTTGCAAGCTGACGGCAAAGAGCCTAGACGTAAAGTGTTGACTGGAGCCAATACCAAAGCAGTCACGTTTGCGCATTATTACGATGCGATGCGTCAAAAGATTGAGGCTTACGGTAGCGCTTTTTTCCCAAGGGCGAGCGGACATCCCTTGTACGGCAGTCTAGTCATCGTCGTTAGTGTTGATAACCAAGGCAGAATCACTACAAATGCTCAAGGCAAGGATGGGCTCTCGGTTGGTCGTAGTTCTGGCAATCCTGAATTGGACCGCCAGGCGCTGGCAATTGTGAGAGCCTCCGCACCATTTGGTCCTTTCCCTTCTGAAATGCGTAATCAAATCGATGTCTTAGATTGGATCTCTACCTTTGAGTTCACGCGTGATGGTGTCGATCGCCTAGAACTACGTCATTAA
- the mtgA gene encoding monofunctional biosynthetic peptidoglycan transglycosylase, with product MRWLLYPVKCLLAGFIAMQIFFALQIALWISLDPSSTAFQRAERWRLCTWHWTCPVQSHWVSYDKISNNVKRAVLVSEDDIFFQHKGVRVEDMQKAWQKNQQQNQQKTQAGNKSKIALRGGSTITQQLAKNLFLSSEQHYLRKGQELIIAGLLELILSKQRLFEIYLNSVEWGEGIFGIGAASQHYFATSPATLDRDQAAALASALPAPKCFDKQQYCRRGSINYSARQEFVLENMDRVALAPYPKSGSGK from the coding sequence ATGCGCTGGCTTCTATATCCAGTGAAATGTTTGCTCGCAGGATTTATCGCCATGCAAATCTTTTTCGCCTTGCAGATTGCTTTGTGGATTAGCTTGGATCCCAGTAGCACTGCATTTCAGAGGGCTGAGCGTTGGCGCTTATGTACTTGGCATTGGACCTGCCCAGTGCAATCTCATTGGGTGTCTTATGACAAGATCTCGAATAATGTAAAACGTGCTGTTTTAGTCAGCGAAGACGATATCTTCTTTCAACACAAGGGTGTGCGGGTAGAGGATATGCAGAAGGCTTGGCAGAAAAATCAACAGCAAAACCAGCAAAAAACCCAAGCAGGGAATAAATCCAAAATAGCGTTACGCGGTGGATCCACGATTACCCAGCAATTAGCAAAAAACTTATTTCTTTCTTCAGAGCAACACTATTTGCGCAAGGGCCAGGAGCTAATCATCGCCGGGCTCTTGGAGTTGATACTTTCTAAGCAGCGATTGTTTGAGATTTATCTGAATTCTGTAGAGTGGGGGGAGGGCATTTTTGGAATTGGTGCTGCTTCTCAGCATTATTTCGCTACAAGTCCAGCAACCCTAGATCGGGACCAAGCTGCTGCTCTAGCTTCAGCGCTGCCAGCACCAAAGTGTTTTGATAAGCAACAGTATTGCCGTCGAGGCAGTATTAATTATTCCGCTCGCCAAGAATTTGTCTTGGAAAATATGGATAGAGTTGCCTTGGCGCCTTACCCAAAGAGTGGTTCGGGTAAATAA
- the corA gene encoding magnesium/cobalt transporter CorA, whose amino-acid sequence MINLFVLQNGRLSQEQVEDRNELLQYANPIWIDVVDPEEEELIWIKEAFGVLLPELDDLGDLEASARYFEADDGHLHIRTDFLLDEEETSRNVRVAFVLTKQVLFSIHDEDLPVFRLVRLRARLRPGSVSNAKDVLLDLYSTDAEYSADALEEVYENLEQAGKRVLQDDINDADAEQVLETIAKEEDTNGRIRRNVMDTRRALSFLMRSKLLSDEQQEEARQILRDIDSLENHTAFLFDKINFLMDATVGFINLNQSKIIKIFSVVSVALMPPTLLASIWGMNYKHMPELDATWGYPMAIVAMVISAIIPLWYFHSKGWMK is encoded by the coding sequence ATGATCAACTTGTTCGTCCTGCAAAATGGCCGCCTCTCTCAAGAGCAAGTCGAAGATCGCAATGAATTGTTGCAATATGCCAATCCTATTTGGATTGACGTGGTTGATCCAGAAGAAGAGGAATTAATTTGGATTAAAGAGGCATTTGGCGTACTTTTGCCTGAGTTAGATGACTTGGGCGACTTAGAAGCATCTGCGCGTTATTTTGAAGCAGATGATGGCCATCTCCACATCCGTACTGATTTCTTATTGGACGAAGAAGAAACCTCTCGCAACGTTCGAGTAGCGTTTGTTCTGACCAAGCAAGTATTGTTCTCAATTCATGACGAAGATTTGCCAGTGTTCCGTTTGGTTCGCTTGCGTGCGCGTTTGCGTCCTGGTTCAGTGAGCAATGCTAAAGATGTATTGCTGGATTTGTACTCAACAGATGCTGAGTATTCTGCCGATGCTTTGGAAGAGGTTTATGAAAACCTGGAGCAAGCTGGTAAACGAGTCTTGCAAGATGACATCAATGATGCTGACGCAGAGCAAGTCCTCGAAACTATTGCCAAAGAGGAGGATACCAACGGACGTATTCGTCGTAATGTGATGGATACCCGCAGAGCCTTATCGTTCCTCATGCGCAGCAAGTTACTCTCTGATGAGCAGCAAGAAGAAGCGCGTCAAATTTTGCGCGATATTGATTCCTTGGAAAACCATACCGCCTTCTTATTCGACAAGATTAACTTCTTGATGGATGCTACCGTCGGTTTCATTAACTTGAACCAATCCAAGATCATCAAGATCTTCTCGGTGGTATCCGTAGCCTTAATGCCGCCAACTTTGCTTGCAAGTATTTGGGGTATGAACTACAAGCATATGCCTGAGTTAGATGCGACTTGGGGTTATCCAATGGCGATTGTTGCAATGGTAATCTCTGCAATCATTCCACTCTGGTATTTCCACAGCAAAGGCTGGATGAAGTAA
- a CDS encoding phosphatidylglycerophosphatase A, producing MTNVEHSAEVKPNFKWVFQTASRTIAFGFGSGLSPVAPGTAGTLWAWAAFLLGEYFFSTADFLWIIGGSILLGCWICGHVSEELGKKDFGGIVWDEIVAFWLVLIFIMPASIWMQLSAFALFRFFDAIKPGPIGMIDRHFKNTSSDSTQRSSFLQIIWRGFGIVVDDLAAAFCTLLAIALIQFLIR from the coding sequence ATGACTAATGTTGAGCATTCCGCAGAAGTGAAACCAAACTTCAAATGGGTTTTTCAAACTGCCAGTCGCACCATTGCCTTTGGCTTTGGAAGTGGGCTAAGTCCTGTAGCTCCAGGAACTGCTGGCACCCTTTGGGCCTGGGCTGCATTCCTATTGGGCGAATACTTTTTCAGTACAGCAGACTTTCTCTGGATCATTGGTGGCAGCATTTTGCTTGGCTGCTGGATCTGCGGCCATGTCAGCGAAGAGCTTGGTAAAAAAGATTTTGGTGGAATTGTTTGGGATGAAATCGTCGCTTTCTGGCTGGTGCTTATCTTCATCATGCCAGCTAGCATTTGGATGCAGCTGAGTGCTTTTGCGCTATTCCGATTTTTTGATGCAATCAAACCAGGTCCTATTGGCATGATCGATCGTCACTTTAAAAATACTTCAAGTGATAGCACTCAGCGATCAAGCTTCTTGCAAATCATTTGGCGAGGATTTGGAATTGTGGTCGATGATCTTGCCGCTGCATTTTGCACGCTGCTCGCAATAGCCTTGATACAGTTTCTCATTAGATAA